From Vitis vinifera cultivar Pinot Noir 40024 chromosome 5, ASM3070453v1, the proteins below share one genomic window:
- the LOC100261887 gene encoding major allergen Pru av 1, with the protein MGVFTYESEVTSSVPPAKMFKAAILDSDNLIPKIRPQDIKSVEILQGQGGPGTIKKIHFGEGRKFKSMTHRVDAIDKENFSFSYTVIDGDVLTSGIESLSHEVKVVASPDGGCIFKNTKKYHTKAGVEISEEHVKGGKEESLALFKAIEAYLLAHPDAY; encoded by the exons ATGGGTGTTTTCACTTACGAGAGTGAGGTCACTTCCTCGGTTCCCCCAGCCAAGATGTTCAAGGCCGCTATCCTCGATTCTGACAACCTCATTCCCAAGATAAGGCCTCAAGATATCAAGAGTGTGGAAATCCTACAAGGACAGGGAGGTCCCGGAACCATCAAGAAGATTCACTTTGGTGAAG GCAGAAAATTCAAAAGCATGACACACAGGGTTGATGCGATTGACAAAGAGAACTTCTCATTCAGCTACACTGTGATTGACGGAGATGTTTTGACGAGCGGCATTGAATCACTTTCTCATGAGGTCAAAGTGGTGGCTTCTCCTGATGGAGGATGCATCTTCAAGAACACCAAAAAGTACCACACCAAGGCCGGTGTAGAGATCAGTGAAGAGCACGTTAAGGGCGGCAAAGAGGAGTCTCTCGCATTGTTCAAGGCTATTGAAGCCTACCTCTTGGCACACCCTGATGCCTATTAA
- the LOC100256795 gene encoding major allergen Pru av 1: MGVFTYESEVTSSVPPAKMFKAAILDSDNLIPKIRPQDIKSVEILQGQGGPGTIKKIHFGEGRKFKSMTHRVDAIDKENFTFSYTVIDGDVLTSGIESISHELKVVASPDGGCIYKNTKKYHTKAGVEISEEHVKGGKEESLALFKAIEAYVLAHPDAY, translated from the exons ATGGGTGTTTTCACTTACGAGAGTGAGGTCACTTCCTCGGTTCCCCCAGCCAAGATGTTCAAGGCCGCTATCCTCGATTCTGACAACCTCATTCCCAAGATAAGGCCTCAAGATATCAAGAGTGTGGAAATCCTACAAGGACAGGGAGGTCCCGGAACCATCAAGAAGATTCACTTTGGTGAAG GCAGAAAATTCAAAAGCATGACACACAGGGTTGATGCGATTGACAAAGAGAACTTCACATTCAGCTACACTGTGATTGACGGCGATGTTTTGACCAGCGGCATTGAATCAATTTCTCATGAGCTCAAAGTGGTGGCTTCTCCTGATGGAGGATGCATCTACAAGAACACCAAAAAGTACCACACCAAGGCCGGTGTAGAGATCAGTGAAGAGCACGTTAAGGGCGGCAAAGAGGAGTCTCTCGCATTGTTCAAGGCTATTGAAGCCTACGTCCTGGCACATCCCGATGCCTATTAA
- the LOC100251668 gene encoding major strawberry allergen Fra a 1.05-like, producing the protein MGVITYENEVTSSIPPAKMFKAAILDSDNLIPKVRPQAIKNVEIIQGEGGPGTIKKIHFGEGSKFKSMTHRVDAIDKENFTFSYTVVDGDVLTGGIESISHELKVVASPDGGSIYKNTSKYHTKGDVEISEEHIKGGKEEALALFKAIEAYVLAHPDAY; encoded by the exons ATGGGTGTTATCACTTACGAGAATGAGGTCACTTCCTCAATTCCCCCAGCTAAGATGTTCAAGGCCGCTATCCTCGATTCTGACAACCTCATTCCCAAGGTAAGGCCTCAAGCTATCAAGAATGTGGAAATCATACAAGGAGAGGGAGGCCCTGGAACCATCAAGAAGATTCACTTTGGTGAAG GCAGCAAATTCAAAAGCATGACACACCGGGTTGATGCGATTGACAAAGAGAACTTCACATTCAGCTACACTGTGGTTGACGGAGATGTTTTGACGGGCGGCATTGAATCAATTTCTCATGAGCTCAAAGTTGTGGCTTCTCCTGATGGAGGATCCATCTACAAGAACACCAGCAAGTACCACACCAAGGGCGATGTAGAGATCAGTGAAGAGCACATTAAGGGTGGCAAAGAGGAGGCTCTGGCATTGTTCAAGGCTATTGAAGCCTACGTCCTGGCACATCCCGATGCCTATTAA